GGCCAAAACGTTTTTGGAAATGCCTACAACACTGCGACAAATGCTTCGGAGAACTTTTTGGTGTTTGCGGGTACTCCCGCAAGTCTCGCGGCGTTTGCCTTGGCGTTTGCGGGTACTCCCGCAAGTCTCACGGCGTTTGCCTTGGCGTTTGCGGGAGTCCCGCAAGAGCGCTTTTCTCCATTTTGGCGCTTACAAGACTGTTGCAAGCATTTCCAAAGGCACTTTGGCCATTACAACATGCTATCAGAGACATTCTCTATGAATAAGGGAGTCTCATTCTTTTGTCGAACTCACATTATGGACAGTATCGGAACGCTTGCCTGATAGGACGTCAGACTTATTTTTGGCACCCAATGAAGCCCGAGCTTCAGAGAGACAATCATTATTCATATCCACTATACGTAAACGCAACCCATTATGGAATACGAGAACGATACGCTGGACGACTACAGTTCATCGTCGGAGAGGTATAGGACACGCCATGTGAACATCCGAACGCTGAGAGTCGAACCGCAATTCAACTTCGATGAGACCTACATTACCATTTTCTCCGAACGTCGGATATACGATCCTGACGGGGATATACATTACGATCCCATAAAGCCTCGCCGGACGTCCACACAGGTGGAGATGTTCGATGCTTTTCGCTATTACTTGGACGAGGGGAAGTCTAGCCTGCGTAACTTTTGCAGATCCTACGGACTCACCGTTCCCTATTTGCATGGCCTGATCTTCTGCCTCACCGGTATGGACGCCACCGACTATCGTCTCTCTTGGCAAATGAAGCGTGCCGACGAATTGCTTCGGTACACCAATCTGTCTATCCCTGAGGTTGCCCGAATGAGCGGTGTAGGTACGCCGCCCAACCTCTTTTATGCTTACCAGCGCGACTATGATTGCTCGCCCTCAGAGCGGCGCCGCGCCATTCGCCAACCGAATGATGTGGGGCGTTTCCGTTAAGCGGGATGAAACCGAAACGAAACAATTAGATGCAATCAGATGATGACAGCGAAACGATGTAGTTGGTGCGAACGGGATGCCCTTTATCGCGCCTATCACGACGAGGAATGGGGGAGGCCTATCCATGACGATCGGCGATTGTTCGAGTTGCTTGTTTTGGAGAGTTTCCAAGCCGGGTTGAGTTGGTACACGATTCTGGCCAAGCGTGAGGGATTCCGCGCGGCTTTCGACGGATTCGACTATCGGCTTATCGCCACTTACGACGATGTGAAAGTGGAGGCGCTCATGCAAGACACACGGATCGTCCGCAACCGGCAGAAGATCTTGGCGACCATTCAGAATGCCGCCCGATTTATGGAAATACAACAGGAATTCGGATCATTCTCCGAGTTTATTTGGGCTTTTGTCGGCGGGAGCCCTTGCGTGAACCATCCCCGCAAGCTGGAGGATGTCCCGGCTAGCAATCAGACTTCCGACGCGATAGCCTCCGAGCTCAAACGTCGCGGATTCAAGTTCTTCGGCACAACCGTGGCCTACGCCTTTATGCAATCCGCGGGCTTGGTGAACGACCATATCGAGGATTGTGCCTTCAAGTATCCGGGCTGACTGAATCTTCATGGATGATGCTTTTCCCAAGCATCCGGGCTGACCGAATCCCCATA
The sequence above is drawn from the Tannerella serpentiformis genome and encodes:
- a CDS encoding DNA-3-methyladenine glycosylase I, which encodes MTAKRCSWCERDALYRAYHDEEWGRPIHDDRRLFELLVLESFQAGLSWYTILAKREGFRAAFDGFDYRLIATYDDVKVEALMQDTRIVRNRQKILATIQNAARFMEIQQEFGSFSEFIWAFVGGSPCVNHPRKLEDVPASNQTSDAIASELKRRGFKFFGTTVAYAFMQSAGLVNDHIEDCAFKYPG
- a CDS encoding helix-turn-helix domain-containing protein translates to MEYENDTLDDYSSSSERYRTRHVNIRTLRVEPQFNFDETYITIFSERRIYDPDGDIHYDPIKPRRTSTQVEMFDAFRYYLDEGKSSLRNFCRSYGLTVPYLHGLIFCLTGMDATDYRLSWQMKRADELLRYTNLSIPEVARMSGVGTPPNLFYAYQRDYDCSPSERRRAIRQPNDVGRFR